A genomic stretch from Parus major isolate Abel chromosome 28, Parus_major1.1, whole genome shotgun sequence includes:
- the F2RL3 gene encoding proteinase-activated receptor 4, with product MGTLGDRRLLLFCAFWGLCLALDYDDYSQNSTSEQATTSEVTPCPRAIPGDQATVNNITYLLIPEATRAQLASAVTVRLIPSLYSLVFVLGLPANALALWVLATRAERLASTVFLMNLATADLLLVSVLPFKISYYFLGNHWPFGEGLCRLSTALFYGNMYCSVLLLTCISVDRYLAVAHPFSSRAFRTPGLAVATCAAVWLCSAALTLPLTLQQQSYPLLGAGLTLCHDVLPRHENDGFYFYYFVVLIACAFLLPLLLLVLSSAALLWVLLRGGSRYSHAAKLTALVVIALVVFYAPSNILLLLHYSSPCSRLHGRLYLSYMVSLALSTCNSCADPFVYYYVSEDFREKVRRSLQGQQKKSALP from the exons ATGGGGACCCTCGGGGACAGGCGGCTCCTGCTCTTCTGTGCCTTCTGGGGACTCTGCCTGGCCTTGGACTACGATG ATTACTCTCAGAACAGCACCAGCGAGCAGGCCACCACATCAGAGGTCACCCCGTGTCCCCGAGCCATTCCGGGGGACCAGGCCACGGTCAACAACATCACGTACCTGCTGATCCCCGAGGCCACCCGTGCCCAGCTGGCCAGCGCCGTCACCGTCCGGCTCATCCCCAGCCTCTACAGCCTGGTGTTCGTGCTGGGGCTGCCGGCCAACGCGCTGGCCCTGTGGGTGCTGGCCACCAGGGCCGAGCGCCTCGCCTCCACCGTGTTCCTGATGAACCTGGCCACCGCCGACCTGCTGCTCGTCTCCGTGCTGCCCTTCAAGATCTCCTACTATTTCCTGGGCAACCACTGGCCCTTTGGGGAAGGGCTGTGCCGCCTCAGCACGGCTCTCTTCTACGGGAACATGTACTGCTCcgtgctgctgctcacctgtATCAGCGTGGATCGCTACCTGGCCGTGGCTCACCCCTTCTCGTCCCGCGCTTTCCGCACGCCGGGCCTGGCTGTGGCTACCTGCGCTGCCGTGTGGCTCTGCTCCGCCGCCCTCACCCTGCCCCTGACCCTGCAGCAGCAATCCTACCCCCTGCTCGGGGCAGGCCTCACGCTGTGCCACGATGTCCTGCCCCGCCACGAGAACGACGGCTTCTACTTTTATTATTTCGTGGTGCTGATCGCCTGCGCCTtcctgctgccgctgctgctgctggtgctgagctcGGCCGCGCTGCTGTGGGTCCTCCTGCGTGGGGGCAGCCGCTACTCGCACGCTGCCAAGCTCACGGCCCTTGTGGTCATCGCCCTGGTGGTTTTCTATGCCCCCAGCaacatcctcctgctgctccactACTCCAGCCCCTGCTCTAGGCTGCACGGCCGGCTGTACCTCAGCTACATGGTCAGCCTGGCCCTCAGCACCTGCAACAGCTGCGCCGACCCCTTCGTCTACTACTACGTGTCTGAGGATTTCCGGGAGAAGGTGAGGAGGAGTCTTCAGgggcagcaaaaaaaatcagcacttCCCTAA
- the SIN3B gene encoding paired amphipathic helix protein Sin3b: protein MKEFKSQSIDTPGVIRRVSQLFHEHPDLIVGFNAFLPLGYRIEIPKNGKLSIQSPLNSQVPPEPVPSAVPGSGLVLHYSQENSHNHSDCSEEFRQQLPYKEDKSQIPLESDSVEFNNAISYVNKIKTRFLDHPEIYRSFLEILHTYQKEQLNTKGRPFRGMSEEEVFTEVANLFRGQEDLLSEFGQFLPEAKRSLFTGNGPCEVNSVQKTEHEKNLEHSKKRSRPLLLRPVSGPAKKKMKLRGTKDLSVATVGKYGTLQEFSFFDKVRRVLKSQEVYENFLRCIALFNQELVSGSELLQLVTPFLGKFPELFAQFKSFLGVKELSFASPLSDRSGDGMSREIDYASCKRIGSSYRALPKTYQQPKCSGRTAICKEVLNDTWVSFPSWSEDSTFVSSKKTPYEEQLHRCEDERFELDVVLETNLATIRVLESVQKKLSRLSQEDQDKFRLDDCLGGTSEVIQRRAIYRIYGDKAPEIIESLKKNPVTAVPVVLKRLKAKEEEWREAQQGFNKIWREQYEKAYLKSLDHQAVNFKQNDTKALRSKSLLNEIESVYDEHQEQHSEGRSSSTNEPHLIFIYEDKQILEDAASLISYYVKRQPTIQKEDQATIRQIVHHFIPELFFSQPPEHNISEESTDDDRENHQGQNLDTPELRKKHVPGPPSSPLETKATFCDVTAAEPHNTLDDVYSLFFVNNNWYFFLRLHQTLCSRLLKIYRQAQKQLLEYRTEKEREKLLCEGRKEKTNDPAMELRLKQPSEVELEEYYPAFLDMVRSLLDGNIDPTQYEDTLREMFTIHAYIGFTMDKLVQNIVRQLHHLVSDDICLKVVELYLNERKRGAAGGNLSSRCVRAAKETSYQWKAERCMADENCFKVMFLQRKGQVIMTIELLDTEETQTEDPVEVQHLANYMEQYVGVEGAPNNQNDGFLLKPVFLQRNLKKFRKWQCKQVRALRSEVKSSWKRLIGVESACNVDCRFKLNTHKMMFIMNSEDYMYRRGALCRAKQVQPVVLLKHHQQFEEWHNRWLEENVSMEAVDVVQDWLMGDEDEEMVPCKTTCETVNVHGVPVNRYRVQYSRRPASP from the exons ATGAAGGAGTTCAAGAGCCAGAG CATTGACACACCTGGAGTCATCCGACGtgtttctcagcttttccatgAGCATCCTGACCTCATTGTAGGATTCAATGCATTTCTTCCTCTGGGCTACAGGATAGAAATTCCAAAGAATGGGAAGTTAAGTATACAGTCACCTTTGAATAGTCAG GTGCCCCCAGAGCCCGTTCCCAGCGCGGTCCCTGGCAGTGGGCTGGTCTTGCACTACTCCCAGGAGAACTCCCACAACCACAGCGACTGCTCCGAGGAGTTTCGGCAGCAGCTTCCCTACAAAGAAGataaatcccaaattcccttGGAATCTGATTCTGTGGAGTTCAATAATGCCATCAGTTATGTGAATAAGATCAAAACACGTTTCCTTGACCATCCAGAGATTTACAGATCCTTTCTAGAAATCCTTCACACTTACCAG aaagagcagctgaacaCCAAGGGCCGACCCTTCCGGGGCATGTCAGAGGAGGAAGTGTTCACTGAAGTGGCCAATCTGTTCCGGGGACAGGAGGATCTGCTCTCAGAGTTTGGACAGTTCCTCCCAGAGGCAAAAAGGTCTTTG TTCACAGGAAATGGACCATGTGAGGTGAACAGTGTCCAGAAAACTGAGCATGAGAAGAATCTGGAGCACAGCAAGAAGCGATCCAGGCCACTGCTGCTACGTCCTGTTTCTGGCCCAGCAAAG aagaaaatgaagctgcGAGGTACCAAAGATCTGTCAGTGGCAACAGTGGGGAAATATGGGACACTGCAagagttttccttctttgacaAG GTGCGCAGGGTGCTTAAGAGTCAAGAGGTCTATGAAAATTTTCTGCGTTGTATTGCTCTCTTCAACCAGGAGTTGGTTTCTGGCTCTGAGTTGCTCCAGCTTGTTACACCCTTTTTGGG GAAATTCCCAGAACTCTTTGCACAGTTCAAGTCCTTCCTTGGGGTGAAAGagctttcctttgcttctcCGCTGAGCGACCGCTCCGGGGATGGAATGAGCCGGGAAATCGATTACGCTTCCTGCAAACGCATCGGATCCAGTTACAGGGCTCTCCCAAAAACCTACCAGCAGCCAAAGTGCAGTGGGAGAACAGCCATTTGCAAGGAG GTGTTAAATGATACCTGGGTTTCGTTTCCATCCTGGTCTGAAGACTCCACTTTTGTCAGCTCCAAGAAGACTCcgtatgaggagcagctgcaccGCTGTGAGGACGAGCGCTTTGAG CTGGATGTTGTCCTGGAGACCAATTTAGCCACAATCCGTGTGCTGGAGAGCGTGCAGAAAAAGCTGTCCCGCCTGAGCCAGGAGGACCAGGACAAGTTTCGCCTGGATGATTGTTTGGGAGGAACCTCAGAAGTGATCCAGCGCCGGGCCATCTATCGCATCTACGGTGACAAAGCTCCAGAGATCATTGAGAGCCTGAAGAAAAACCcagtcactgctgtccctgtggtTCTTAAGAG ATTGAaagcaaaagaggaagaatgGAGGGAGGCCCAGCAGGGCTTCAACAAGATTTGGAGGGAGCAGTATGAGAAGGCCTATTTGAAATCCCTGGACCACCAGGCCGTTAACTTCAAGCAGAATGACACCAAAGCTCTGCGCTCCAAGAGCTTGCTGAATGAAATTGAGAGTGTTTATGATGAG CATCAGGAGCAGCATTCAGAGGGGAGGAGTTCGTCCACGAACGAGCCTCATCTTATCTTCATCTACGAAGACAAGCAGATTTTGGAAGATGCAGCATCTCTTATCAGCTATTATGTGAAGAGGCAGCCCACCATCCAGAAGGAGGATCAGGCAACCATCAGGCAGATTGTGCATCACTTCATACCTGAGCTGTTTTTCTCTCAGCCACCTGAACACAACATTTCTGAGGAATCAACCGATGACGACAGAGAAAACCACCAGGGGCAGAACCTGGATACTCCTGAGCTGCGGAAAAAACACGTGCCTGGGCCTCCAAGCAGTCCTTTGGAGACCAAAGCAACTTTCTGTGATGTTACAGCTGCTGAGCCCCACAATACCCTGGATGATGTTTACAGCCTCTTCTTTGTCAATAATAATTGGTATTTCTTCCTGCGCCTTCACCAGACTCTGTGCTCCAGGCTCCTAAAGATTTATCGCCAGGCCCAGAAGCAGCTTCTGGAATATCGAActgagaaggagagagagaagctCCTCTgtgaagggaggaaagaaaaaactaatGATCCAGCCATGGAGCTAAGACTGAAGCAACCAA GTGAGGTGGAGCTGGAGGAATACTACCCAGCCTTCCTGGACATGGTGAGGAGCCTGCTGGACGGGAACATCGACCCCACGCAGTACGAGGACACCCTGAGGGAGATGTTCACCATCCACGCCTACATCGGCTTCACCATGGACAAGCTGGTGCAGAACATCGTGCGCCAg CTTCACCATCTAGTGAGCGATGACATCTGCTTGAAGGTGGTTGAGCTCTACCTGAACGAGAGGAAgcgaggagctgctgggggtaATTTGTCATCCCGCTGTGTCCGGGCAGCAAAGGAGACCAGCTACCAGTGGAAGGCTGAACGGTGCATGGCAGATGAGAACTGCTTCAAG GTGATGTTTCTCCAGAGGAAAGGACAGGTGATCATGACCATTGAGCTGCTGGATACAGAAGAGACCCAGACAGAAGATCCTGTGGAGGTCCAG CACCTGGCGAACTACATGGAGCAGTACGTTGGGGTGGAAGGAGCTCCCAACAACCAGAACGATGGCTTCCTCCTGAAACCGGTCTTTCTGCAGAG AAACCTGAAGAAGTTTCGCAAGTGGCAGTGCAAGCAGGTGAGGGCCCTGCGCAGCGAGGTCAAGAGCTCCTGGAAGCGGCTGATCGGGGTGGAGAGCGCCTGCAACGTCGACTGTCGCTTCAAGCTCAACACCCACAAGATGATGTTCATCATGAACTCTGAGGATTACATGTACAGGAGGggagctctctgcagagccaagCAG gtcCAGCCCGTGGTGCTGCTCAAGCACCACCAGCAGTTTGAGGAGTGGCACAACCGGTGGCTGGAGGAGAACGTGTCCATGGAGGCCGTGGATGTGGTTCAAGACTGGCTGATGGGGGATGAGGACGAGGAGATGGTGCCCTGCAAAACCACCTGTGAGACAGTGAATGTCCACGGGGTGCCAGTGAACAGATACAGAGTCCAGTACAGCCGTCGTCCCGCTTCACCCTGA